One Rosa chinensis cultivar Old Blush chromosome 5, RchiOBHm-V2, whole genome shotgun sequence genomic region harbors:
- the LOC112164244 gene encoding pentatricopeptide repeat-containing protein At1g63400 yields MEERGCEPNIVSYSTIIDSLCKDTLIDQALTLFSEMISRGIAPNVVTYTSLIQGVCNIGQWKQATRLLDEMLNKGIFPNLFTFNVLVDTFCKEGMVVEAKTVVDMMIQRGIEPDTITYSSLMDGYCLRGEMD; encoded by the coding sequence ATGGAAGAAAGAGGATGCGAGCCTAACATAGTTTCATATAGCACCATCATTGACAGTCTTTGCAAGGATACACTAATTGATCAAGCATTGACCCTCTTCTCAGAAATGATTAGTAGAGGTATTGCTCCAAACGTTGTTACTTACACCTCTTTGATTCAAGGAGTTTGCAATATAGGCCAGTGGAAACAAGCTACAAGGTTGCTTGATGAAATGTTGAATAAAGGTATCTTTCCAAATCTCTTCACCTTCAATGTCTTGGTTGATACATTCTGTAAGGAAGGGATGGTTGTGGAAGCCAAAACTGTGGTTGACATGATGATTCAAAGAGGTATTGAGCCTGATACGATTACATACAGTTCCCTTATGGATGGTTACTGTTTGCGAGGAGAAATGGACTAG
- the LOC112167618 gene encoding pentatricopeptide repeat-containing protein At3g22470, mitochondrial isoform X1: MVSKGSIIDVHSCSILINGYCKSKMIDQANKIFKEMHRMELSPDTVTYNTLVDGLCKLGRIQEAEKPFSQMQVCGLLPDVQTYAVLLDGLCNNQQLSTPVELLREMEANRMELNLVVYNVVIEGLCKAGKIESAIVLFSGLSSKGVQPDVRTYNIMIGGLCHQGLLVEAEKLLREMEGKGCSPNGCTYNIIIRGLLNNNKTLWALEVIQEMVKWGFSADASTVKLIVGLLSKDEVDLNAIKLRELLYRKMPAPMW, from the exons ATGGTTTCCAAGGGCTCCATCATTGATGTTCATAGTTGTAGCATATTGATTAATGGATATTGCAAGAGTAAAATGATCGATCAGGCTAACAAAATTTTCAAGGAAATGCATCGTATGGAACTTAGTCCTGATACTGTTACTTATAACACTCTTGTTGATGGTCTTTGCAAATTGGGGAGAATACAAGAAGCAGAAAAGCCGTTCTCTCAGATGCAAGTTTGTGGCCTGCTTCCTGATGTTCAAACTTATGCTGTTTTACTTGATGGCCTGTGTAACAACCAGCAACTTTCTACGCCAGTAGAATTGCTTAGAGAGATGGAAGCCAACAGAATGGAACTCAATCTTGTAGTTTATAATGTTGTTATTGAAGGTCTGTGCAAAGCTGGAAAAATTGAATCCGCAATAGTTCTCTTCTCTGGTTTATCATCAAAAGGAGTTCAGCCTGATGTGAGAACATACAATATAATGATTGGTGGACTTTGTCATCAGGGTTTGTTAGTTGAAGCAGAAAAGTTGCTGAGAGAAATGGAAGGGAAGGGCTGTTCTCCAAATGGTTGCACCTATAACATCATTATCCGAGGGTTGTTAAATAACAATAAGACATTATGGGCTTTGGAAGTTATTCAAGAAATGGTTAAGTGGGGTTTCTCTGCAGATGCATCAACTGTGAAATTGATAGTCGGTTTATTGTCCAAGGATGAAGTTGATTTGAACGCTATTAAGCTTAG GGAACTGCTTTACAGGAAAATGCCTGCCCCAATGTGGTAG
- the LOC112164243 gene encoding putative pentatricopeptide repeat-containing protein At1g12700, mitochondrial, producing the protein MFCSEITCKKSRVPIEVAIPYWETHSFLESRCHVGLRALVGQQDLKSKKIETKPILECEDDAQKSCAFLSSLYSSCCCSPHQQFHGFVSFETETNPSRKSTSGPKVTNLEDALKVFDEMLHSRPLPCVIPFTQILGQLVTLKHYSAPIPLFKQMLLCGIVPNHYTLSIIINCYCHLNQMGFSLSVLGQFFKLGLQPNVITFSTLINGFVLHNQVPEAARIFTKMLQAGHCKPNVVTFNTLIKGFCMIGNNNAAIQLLGKMEEIGCEPDTVSYNTIIDSLCKDTLIDEAFNLFSEMITRGIAPNVVTYTSLIQGVCDIGQWKQATRLLDEMLSKGIFPDVVTFNVLVDTLCKEGMVVEAKTVVDMMVQRHVEPTVVTYSSLTDGYCLRGEMDEAKQVFDLMVSKGSMVNVQSCSILINGYCKQKKIDEANKVFQEMTCWELVPDTITYNTLIDGFYKAGRIQDAEKLFSEMQTCGQLPDVQTYTIILDALVCNKQLSKAIELLREMKDKKLELNIIVYTVIIEGLLKAGEVQSAKDLFYSLSSKAVQPDVWTYSIMISGLCKGGLLSEAENLLRGMEQKGCSPNDCTYNIIIRGFMNNNEISRAMELIQEMRERGFSADASTMDLIVDLLSKDTVDPVLLAWLKDSV; encoded by the coding sequence ATGTTTTGCTCTGAAATTACTTGCAAGAAAAGTAGAGTGCCGATCGAGGTAGCTATACCCTACTGGGAAACCCATTCtttcctagaatcaaggtgccACGTGGGCTTGAGAGCATTAGTAGGGCAACAAGATCTGAAGAGTAAAAAGATCGAAACCAAACCCATTCTTGAATGTGAAGATGATGCGCAAAAGAGTTGTGCTTTCTTGTCTTCCCTCTACTCATCCTGTTGCTGTTCCCCTCATCAACAATTTCATGGCTTTGTTTCATTCGAGACCGAGACAAACCCATCTAGGAAATCGACCTCGGGGCCCAAAGTCACCAATCTTGAGGATGCCTTgaaggtgttcgatgaaatgcttCACTCCCGTCCTCTGCCTTGTGTTATCCCTTTCACTCAGATCTTGGGTCAACTTGTCACATTGAAACACTATTCTGCACCTATCCCTCTGTTTAAACAAATGCTTCTCTGTGGAATTGTTCCTAATCACTATACTCTCTCTATCATCATCAACTGCTATTGCCATTTGAATCAAATGGGTTTTAGTTTGTCTGTCTTGGGACAATTCTTCAAATTGGGTCTTCAACCAAATGTTATTACCTTCTCCACTCTAATCAACGGCTTTGTTCTCCACAATCAAGTGCCTGAGGCTGCACGAATTTTCACCAAAATGCTGCAGGCAGGTCATTGTAAGCCCAATGTGGTTACTTTTAACACTCTAATAAAGGGCTTTTGCATGATCGGAAACAACAATGCAGCTATTCAGTTACTTGGGAAGATGGAAGAAATAGGATGCGAGCCTGACACAGTTTCCTATAACACCATCATCGACAGTCTTTGTAAGGATACACTAATTGATGAAGCATTCAACCTCTTCTCAGAAATGATTACTAGAGGTATTGCTCCGAACGTTGTTACTTACACCTCTTTGATTCAAGGAGTTTGCGATATAGGCCAGTGGAAACAAGCTACAAGGCTGTTGGATGAAATGTTGAGTAAAGGTATCTTTCCAGATGTAGTCACCTTCAATGTCTTGGTTGATACACTTTGTAAGGAAGGGATGGTTGTGGAAGCCAAAACTGTGGTTGACATGATGGTTCAAAGACATGTTGAACCTACTGTGGTTACATACAGTTCCCTTACGGATGGTTACTGTTTGCGAGGAGAAATGGACGAGGCGAAACAAGTTTTCGATCTAATGGTTAGCAAGGGCTCcatggttaatgttcagagttgTAGCATATTGATAAACGGATATTGTAAGCAGAAAAAGATCGATGAGGCCAATAAGGTTTTTCAGGAAATGACTTGTTGGGAGCTTGTTCCTGATACCATAACTTATAACACTCTTATTGATGGTTTTTACAAAGCAGGGAGAATACAAGATGCAGAAAAGTTGTTCTCTGAGATGCAAACTTGTGGCCAACTTCCAGATGTTCAAACTTACACTATTATACTTGATGCCCTAGTTTGCAACAAACAACTTTCTAAGGCAATAGAATTGCTTAGAGAGATGAAAGACAAGAAGTTGGAACTAAATATTATAGTTTACACTGTTATCATTGAAGGTTTGTTGAAAGCTGGAGAAGTTCAGTCTGCAAAAGATCTCTTCTATAGTTTATCATCAAAAGCAGTTCAACCTGATGTGTGGACATATAGTATAATGATTAGCGGACTTTGCAAAGGAGGCCTATTAAGTGAAGCAGAAAATTTGCTGAGGGGAATGGAACAAAAAGGCTGTTCTCCAAATGATTGTACCTATAACATAATTATCCGAGGTTTTATGAATAACAATGAGATATCAAGGGCTATGGAACTTATTCAAGAAATGCGTGAGAGGGGATTCTCTGCAGATGCATCAACTATGGACTTGATTGTTGATTTATTGTCAAAGGATACAGTAGATCCTGTATTATTAGCATGGCTTAAAGATTCAGTCTGA
- the LOC112167618 gene encoding pentatricopeptide repeat-containing protein At3g22470, mitochondrial isoform X2: MVSKGSIIDVHSCSILINGYCKSKMIDQANKIFKEMHRMELSPDTVTYNTLVDGLCKLGRIQEAEKPFSQMQVCGLLPDVQTYAVLLDGLCNNQQLSTPVELLREMEANRMELNLVVYNVVIEGLCKAGKIESAIVLFSGLSSKGVQPDVRTYNIMIGGLCHQGLLVEAEKLLREMEGKGCSPNGCTYNIIIRGLLNNNKTLWALEVIQEMVKWGFSADASTVKLIVGLLSKDEVDLNAIKLRKMPAPMW; this comes from the exons ATGGTTTCCAAGGGCTCCATCATTGATGTTCATAGTTGTAGCATATTGATTAATGGATATTGCAAGAGTAAAATGATCGATCAGGCTAACAAAATTTTCAAGGAAATGCATCGTATGGAACTTAGTCCTGATACTGTTACTTATAACACTCTTGTTGATGGTCTTTGCAAATTGGGGAGAATACAAGAAGCAGAAAAGCCGTTCTCTCAGATGCAAGTTTGTGGCCTGCTTCCTGATGTTCAAACTTATGCTGTTTTACTTGATGGCCTGTGTAACAACCAGCAACTTTCTACGCCAGTAGAATTGCTTAGAGAGATGGAAGCCAACAGAATGGAACTCAATCTTGTAGTTTATAATGTTGTTATTGAAGGTCTGTGCAAAGCTGGAAAAATTGAATCCGCAATAGTTCTCTTCTCTGGTTTATCATCAAAAGGAGTTCAGCCTGATGTGAGAACATACAATATAATGATTGGTGGACTTTGTCATCAGGGTTTGTTAGTTGAAGCAGAAAAGTTGCTGAGAGAAATGGAAGGGAAGGGCTGTTCTCCAAATGGTTGCACCTATAACATCATTATCCGAGGGTTGTTAAATAACAATAAGACATTATGGGCTTTGGAAGTTATTCAAGAAATGGTTAAGTGGGGTTTCTCTGCAGATGCATCAACTGTGAAATTGATAGTCGGTTTATTGTCCAAGGATGAAGTTGATTTGAACGCTATTAAGCTTAG GAAAATGCCTGCCCCAATGTGGTAG